The genomic stretch CGTATGACTCCGGCCGAACGCGAGCCCGCTTTTCTCATCGCCAACGGACTCCTCGAGAAGTGCGAGGACTTCGAGCACGAAGGCAAACTCGTCCAAGCCAGCCGCCTCGGCTATCGCATCACCGATCGTTTCGCTCGGCGCTTCTTCGGCCGCGTCTTCAGCAATCCCGGCAGCGTCCTCCCCGAGGAGATGCTCCGCCCGGAGAAACAGGACTTGGCCATCTTCGTCGACGGCATGGACAACATCGTCGCCACCCAGAAGCGCGTCGCCGAACTCTACTTCGAAGACGGCTCCGTGGAGGACGCCTGCCCGCCGCTGAAAGCGCTCCTGCACATCATGGCCCACGGTCACTTCGAGGGCAAAAGCGCAGCCGATCCCGACATCCGCGAAATGTTCACGCGCGAAGCTCTACTCGGTTCCGAATGGTACCGCGCGCGCCTCGAATCGCGGCTGCGTTTCGAGCGTCGCCAGCGCGAGCAGCAGGTCCGCTACCTCGAGCGCTTCTCGGCCAACCCGATCTACCGCTCGCAGCTCGCCAAACTCGAGATCACGGAGCGCCTCCAGAAGGCCCGTGCCGCGCTCGCCGCGCTGGCCGATGTCCGCCCCGAAGCACTCGAGGGTACGATCGGCCGCGATCCGGCGCTCGACGTCGGTTGATCGATTCACGCATCCGCGGATCCGCCCAAGGCTACCCCTAGGCGGAATTCCGGGTCCAGCGGTCCTCAATCGGGCCGGCGGCCGTCCGATGGGTAAAACACCCTTCAAAGATGCCCGCCGCCGAGCCCGAACAGACGTCCCGCCAGTCGCCGTTGCACCTGCCCACATGGGCCAGGCACGGTCCGGGCGTACTCGCTCTCGCGGTCGGCACGATTGCCGTCGCGAGCTACCTCGCCGCGAGCGTCTCTTCGTCACTCGTACGTGCACACGAACACGTCGCGTCCGGCGCTCTCGCGCTGGCAGGTGCGTCCCTCCTCTTCGGCATCGTTCGTAAACTGCGCGACACCTCCGTCGATCGATCGCTGCGTCCGGCACTCGTCGCCTTCGGCGTCTGCGCGCTTCCCGTGGCGCTCGCCGCGCTCGCACGGAACGCCGCACCCTTCGGCAGCGCGTCGTGGTCGAGCTTCGTCCCGACGGTCACGACGGCCACCGGAATTCTTTCGCTCGCCCTGCTCTCGTTCGCCCTGTTCTCCCTGCCCAAGGTTCCCTTGGGACGATCGGGTTGGATTGCGGCGGGTCTCGACCTCGCGACTGTCCTGCTCACCGGATCACTCGGGTTTTGGTTGCACGCTCTGAGCCCGTCGCTCCGCTCCGCGCCTCTACCGGCCGCGTCTCTCGCCCTCGTCCTCGGTACCGCGAGTCTATCCCTTCTGGCACTCGCCGCGCTCGTTCTCGTCTTCTTCCGCAGACACGGGACGTTGCGATGCTCGTTCCTCGCCCCGGTCGCGGCCGGTGTAGTCCTCCTGCTCGCGGCCGAAGTCCTGCCCACCTGCCACGCCCTCGGCATCGGTCTCGCGTCCGATGCCACACCTCGCCCGGTAGGGTGGATCCTCGCCCTGCTCGCCTTCTCGATCGGTATCCACCATTCCGCTACGACGGTCGCGGTTACCTCCTGCGGTGCCGGTCGCAACACCCTCGTCGCCGTACCGTTCGCCGCGACGGGCTTGGTCGGTTTGCTCCTCGCCACCGCCGTGGTGAGTCGCGAGACGTGGATCGAAAACATGAGCGTGCTGCTCCCCGCGGTCTTCGCCGCGCTCGTCCTGATCGTCGTCCGCCAAACGCGCATCGCGCAGGAAAATCTCACCATGGCGAGCGAGATGCAGGCCGCGAAAGAACTCGCCGAGACCGCCAACAGCTCCCGCCTCCAGTTTCTCGCCAACATCAGCCACGACCTCCGCACGCCTCTCAACGGCATCCTCGGCTGCGCCCAGATCCTCCTCCGCGACAAGGCGCTGACCAAGAAACAACGCGAGCTCGTCTCCACCTCGCAGAGCTGCGCCGAGCATCTGCGCACGCTCATCAACGATCTCCTCGATCTCTCCAAACTCGAGTCCGGCAAACTCGAACTCGCGCCCGTCGCCTTCGATCTCCACGCCTTCCTCGACGAGTTGCTCGGCGGCTTCCGGCTCTCGGCCGAAACCAAGAACATCATCCTCGAGACCGATCGACGGAAGGACCTGCCGCAGTGGATCACCGCGGATCGCCGACGTCTCCACCAGATTCTCGGCAACCTGCTGCACAACGCCATCAAGTTCACCAACCGCGGTGCCGTCACGCTGCGCGTCACGCTCGAGGCCGGCACGCTCTTCTTCGCGGTCAAGGACACCGGTTGCGGCATCATGCCCGACAAGATCGACGACCTCTTCAAGCCGTTCCACGTGGCCGATCAGAAGTCGATCCAGCTCGAGGGCACCGGCTTGGGTCTCTCCATCGCCAAGAAACTGGTCGAGCGCATGGGCGGCGACATCACGGTGACCAGCACGTACGGACGAGGCTCCGTATTCACCGCGTCGATACCACTCGAAGAGGCGACACCCGTGGTCGAAATCCAGCGCACGATCGTCGACTACCAAGGGCACCGCCGTCGCATCCTCATCGTCGACGACACGGCCCAAAACCGCGTGGTGCTCCGCTCGATCCTCGAACCTCTCGACTTCCTCGTCATGGAGGCCTCCAGCGGAGCCGACGCGCTGAAACAACTCGAGTTCGCCAAGCCCGACGTCCTCGTGCTCGACCTGATGATGCCCGAGATGGACGGCTTCGAACTCTGCCGTCGCGTCCGCGCCCTCAACCTGCCCACGGCCCCTGTTTGCCTCGCACTCTCCGCCATGGCCGGGGAAGACGTGCTCGACCGCTGCAGAGCCGCCGGCTTCGCCGACTGGGTCCGCAAACCGGTGAACGTCGAACTCCTGCTCGAGTCCCTCCACAAACACGCCGGCATCGAATGGGTCTACGGTCTGATCAAACCAGGACCCAAAGAAACCGTATCCGTGACTCCCACGAGCCGGAGCGTCGCCCCTCCCCCGCCCGACATCCTCGCTTCCCTCACCGCCACCGCTCGCCGCGGCAACGTGCTGCAATTCGAAAAACAACTCGACCAAGCAATCGAAACGGACCCCGCCCTCACGCCGTTCGGCGACGCCGCCCGCCGCTATCTCGACGAACTGAAGGTCCGCGAACTCGCCGACTGGCTCGACACGCTCCAACAGAAAAAGGCCGTATGAACAACTCCCCCGACCACACCGGCGTCGTCCTCGCCATCGACGACACACCGGGCAACCTCCGCGTCCTGCTCGAGTGTCTCGGCGGTGCCGGCCATGAAGTCCTCGTCGCCACCGACGGAGAATCCGGCATCGCCACCGCCCGTTACTCGAAGCCGGACCTGATCCTTCTCGACGTGATGATGCCCGGCATGAACGGCCACGTCGCCTGCACGAAGCTCAAGGAAGATCCCGCCACCGCGCACATCCCCGTCATCTTCATGACCGCGTTGAGCGAAACCGACGAGAAGGTCCGCGCCTTCGCCCTAGGTGCCGTCGACTACGTGACCAAGCCCTTCGAAGAAGCCGAACTCCTCGCCCGCGTGCAGACTCACCTCACCGTGAGCCGACTCCGTGTGGACCTCCAGAAGCGCAACGACCAGCTCCAGGAACTCAACCGCCTCAAGAACGAGTTCATGGGCATGGCCGCACACGACATCCGCAACCCTCTCGCCTCCGTCATGGCTTGCGCCGACCTCGTCGAGACGATCGCCGAGTCCGCCCCTCCGGAGAAGATACGCATGTTCGCCGGCCAGATCTCGGGAGCCGCCCGCCGCATCAACGCCATCATCACCAACCTGCTCGACGTGAACGCGATCGACTCCGGCCAGCGCCGCATGTCGATCCAGTCTCACGACCTCGTCGCCGTCGTCGCCCGCGTCGCTCAGCAAAACGCGATCAAGGCCGACTCCAAGAACATCGCGATCAAGCTCCCGCCCCACTCCGTTTCACGCTTCGCCGCCATCGACGAGAGCGCTGCCGAGCAGGTACTCGACAACATCATCTCCAACGCGGTGAAGTACTCGCCCCCCGGTACTACGGTCACGATTCATCTCTCCGATTCCGCCGAGGCCGTCCGTGTGGACGTCGTCGATCAAGGCCCCGGACTCTCTCCCGAAGACCAAGCGAAGATGTTCGGCAAGTTCTGTCGCCTCGCCCCGAAACCGACCGCCGGCGAGCCGTCCACCGGCCTCGGTCTCTGGATCGTGAAGCAACTCACCGAGTCGATGCACGGCACGATCCGCTGCACGAGCGCACTCGGCCAAGGCTCGACGTTCACCGTGACTTGGCCCGCACGACCCGCCGCCTCCGCAGCCGCATCCGCCGCCTGAGTTTCACGAACATCCCTGTTCGACGCGCCCCCCGGAGAGCCGCCGTCAACGCTCCGCGCGCTCCAACACCACGTCCGGCCCGACGAGACGTCCGCCGACGATCTCGAAGATCCACATTCCGGCGGACCTGCCTCGCTCGATTCGCTCGATCAACACGCGCTCACCCTCCACGCGATAGAACGCCTCGAAGACCCGGTCGCCGACCTTCATTTCCAACGTGTCCGGGCCGGAAAAGCTCAAGGCCGTCACCTCCGTCTCGGAAGTCGACCCGGGCGACGTCGAGACGTAGGTCCCCGTCGCCGCCGCCCGCGCTTCCGGCGACGTCTCTCGTCCCGTAAGCGCCACGAGCAACACCACCATCACCATCGTCGCGGCGAACGACGCCATCGCCCCGATCAATGTAGGGCGCTTCTCTTCGATCGTTTCGCGGCTTCGGTCGGTCATGGCGTGCATCGGGCGAGCGCGCTCATCTCGGCACCCCACCTCGACGCTTCCGTACATCGACGTCGTCAGGACGTTCCTGAAAGAAAGCCCGACGAAGCGCGACACGCCGCCGCGTCCGTTGTGCGCACCGGCTCCGCCTCAACGCACGCGCAGATTCGAACTGAGCTGGAAGACCGCGAGAATGATGCCGAAGGCGATCAACGCCACGAAGACGAACGCCACCATGAGCACCGCGATCGAGAGCGCGCCGACGAAGAAGTTGAGCTGCCGGCTCTGCCGCCGCCGATAGTAACGCGAGACCTCGTGCAAACCGGGCACGAGGTTGCCCGTGTTGTCACCGATCACGAGGATGTCGATGACCAGATCCGGAAACCATCCCGTGGCCTTGAGGGCGGCGGAGATGGGCATGCCCTCGGCGATCTTCAACCGCGCCTCGTTGAACGAGCGTCGGATCGACGTGTTGAGGATCGTGCGCTCGGTGAGCGTGAGCGCCGTGAGCGTGGTGATGCCGTTTTCCAACAAGAGCGCGAGCGTCTGCACCATGCGCAGCAGATCGCTGTCGCGCAAGAACGCGCCCAGTCCCGGAAAACCAAGCACGCGCTGGTCGAGCACGGTGCGGCCGTTCGGCGTCTTGCGCCAGGCCCACAACGCCACACCCGCGAGTACCGCTCCGATCACGAGCACCGGTCCCCAGGTGACGAGAAACTCCGACATGCCGATGAGCGCACGCGTCGCGAACGGCAGTTTCCCTCCGAGCCCCGTAAGCAAAGTCTGGATACGCGGGAGCAGAAAATAGAGGAAGACGAGCACGACCGCGACCGCGACCATCACGATGAAGATCGGGTAGGCCATCGCACCCACGAGCTTGCTCTTGAGTTCCTCGCGCTCCTCCAGATCGGTGACGAGTCGCTTGAGGATTTCACCGAGATTGCCCGTCGCCTCGCCCGCCTCGACGAGACTGATCGAGGCCTCGTCGAACACGGCCGGCATCTCGCGCATCGACTGCGAGAGGGAACGCCCCTGGCTCAGCCCGTCCCACAACGCGTTCGCGAGCTTCTTTTGCGCGCCACCACTGAGGCGGCGACTGAGCATGCGCACGGCATCGCCGGTCTGCACACCCGCGGTGAGCAGGTCGGAAAGCGCGCGCAGAAACGGCAGTCGGTCCTTGCGCGAGACGCCCGCGAGGGCACCGCCGCTCCGCTCGGTCAACCACGAGCGCCAGCCACCCGACGTCGCCGTGTCGCCCTCCCCGTCCGTGGCCGAGCCGCGCGATTTGGCGCGCCCGGAAGAAGACGCCGCACCTTCCTTCAAGCTCACGGGTACGAGACCGCGCGAGGAAAGCTGACGCAATGCGCCCTTGCGGCTGTCGGCTTCGAGACGCCCGTTGCTCACGGCGCCGGCCGCATCACGAGCGGTGTAAGTGAAGGAAGGCATCGTGACGCGAAAACCGCTTACGAACCCTCGCGCATCGACACGACGCGCACGATCTCCTCCAACGAAGTGAGACCCGCGCGCACCTGTTTCCAACCCGATTGACCCAGGGTGAGCATGCCGTGCTCGATCGCGACGCGACGGATGGCGCGCGCCGACTCGCGACGCACGATGAGATCGTGGAGGTGTTCGCCCATGCGCAGGATTTCGAAAACGCCGACACGGCCGCGATAGCCGAGGTTGCGGCACTGTTCACAACCCACCGGCACGTGGATGTGCGTGACCTCGCCGACCGTGCCCGGATCGACCTCGAGGAGCGCAAGCGAATCGGCCAACGTGGTCGGTGAAAGCGGCTCGAGCCGGCGGCAGTGTTTGCAGAGTCGGCGCACGAGCCGTTGGGCGATGACGAGCTCGACGCCGGAGGCGATGAGAAACGGCTCGATGCCCATGTCCACGAGACGCGTCACCGCGCCCGGGGCGTCGTTGGTGTGGATGGTGGAGAAGACCAAGTGACCCGTGAGCGAGGCGCGGATGGCGATGTCGGCCGTCTCGCGGTCGCGGATTTCGCCGACCATGATGACGTTCGGATCCTGGCG from Opitutales bacterium ASA1 encodes the following:
- a CDS encoding hypothetical protein (frameshifted, insertion/deletion at around 400275); amino-acid sequence: MPAAEPEQTSRQSPLHLPTWARHGPGVLALAVGTIAVASYLAASVSSSLVRAHEHVASGALALAGASLLFGIVRKLRDTSVDRSLRPALVAFGVCALPVALAALARNAAPFGSASWSSFVPTVTTATGILSLALLSFALFSLPKVPLGRSGWIAAGLDLATVLLTGSLGFWLHALSPSLRSAPLPAASLALVLGTASLSLLALAALVLVFFRRHGTLRCSFLAPVAAGVVLLLAAEVLPTCHALGIGLASDATPRPVGWILALLAFSIGIHHSATTVAVTSCGAGRNTLVAVPFAATGLVGLLLATAVVSRETWIENMSVLLPAVFAALVLIVVRQTRIAQENLTMASEMQAAKELAETANSSRLQFLANISHDLRTPLNGILGCAQILLRDKALTKKQRELVSTSQSCAEHLRTLINDLLDLSKLESGKLELAPVAFDLHAFLDELLGGFRLSAETKNIILETDRRKDLPQWITADRRRLHQILGNLLHNAIKFTNRGAVTLRVTLEAGTLFFAVKDTGCGIMPDKIDDLFKPFHVADQKSIQLEGTGLGLSIAKKLVERMGGDITVTSTYGRGSVFTASIPLEEATPVVEIQRTIVDYQGHRRRILIVDDTAQNRVVLRSILEPLDFLVMEASSGADALKQLEFAKPDVLVLDLMMPEMDGFELCRRVRALNLPTAPVCLALSAMAGEDVLDRCRAAGFADWVRKPVNVELLLESLHKHAGIEWVYGLIKPGPKETVSVTPTSRSVAPPPPDILASLTATARRGNVLQFEKQLDQAIETDPALTPFGDAARRYLDELKVRELADWLDTLQQKKAV
- a CDS encoding hybrid sensor histidine kinase/response regulator is translated as MNNSPDHTGVVLAIDDTPGNLRVLLECLGGAGHEVLVATDGESGIATARYSKPDLILLDVMMPGMNGHVACTKLKEDPATAHIPVIFMTALSETDEKVRAFALGAVDYVTKPFEEAELLARVQTHLTVSRLRVDLQKRNDQLQELNRLKNEFMGMAAHDIRNPLASVMACADLVETIAESAPPEKIRMFAGQISGAARRINAIITNLLDVNAIDSGQRRMSIQSHDLVAVVARVAQQNAIKADSKNIAIKLPPHSVSRFAAIDESAAEQVLDNIISNAVKYSPPGTTVTIHLSDSAEAVRVDVVDQGPGLSPEDQAKMFGKFCRLAPKPTAGEPSTGLGLWIVKQLTESMHGTIRCTSALGQGSTFTVTWPARPAASAAASAA
- a CDS encoding type II secretion system F family protein yields the protein MPSFTYTARDAAGAVSNGRLEADSRKGALRQLSSRGLVPVSLKEGAASSSGRAKSRGSATDGEGDTATSGGWRSWLTERSGGALAGVSRKDRLPFLRALSDLLTAGVQTGDAVRMLSRRLSGGAQKKLANALWDGLSQGRSLSQSMREMPAVFDEASISLVEAGEATGNLGEILKRLVTDLEEREELKSKLVGAMAYPIFIVMVAVAVVLVFLYFLLPRIQTLLTGLGGKLPFATRALIGMSEFLVTWGPVLVIGAVLAGVALWAWRKTPNGRTVLDQRVLGFPGLGAFLRDSDLLRMVQTLALLLENGITTLTALTLTERTILNTSIRRSFNEARLKIAEGMPISAALKATGWFPDLVIDILVIGDNTGNLVPGLHEVSRYYRRRQSRQLNFFVGALSIAVLMVAFVFVALIAFGIILAVFQLSSNLRVR